One Glycine soja cultivar W05 chromosome 2, ASM419377v2, whole genome shotgun sequence genomic region harbors:
- the LOC114381426 gene encoding 26S proteasome non-ATPase regulatory subunit 4 homolog → MVLEATMICIDNSEWMRNGDYSPSRFQAQTDAVNLICGAKTQSNPENTVGVLTMAGKGVRVLVTPTSDLGKILACMHGLEIGGEMNLAAGIQVAQLALKHRQNKKQQQRIIVFAGGPVKHEKKMLEMIGRKLKKNSVALDIVNFGEEDEGKTEKLEALLSAVNNNDTSHIVHVPSGPNALSDVLISTPIFTGDGEGGSGFAAAAAAAAAGGVSGFEFGVDPNLDPELALALRVSMEEERARQEAAAKKASEDASKQEKDGEQQASPQDTTMTEGASAAASEAETKRTDLTDDENALLQQALAMSMDDPTINHEVRDTDMSEAAAEDPELALALQLSVEDSSKDSASQSDVSKLLADQSFVSSILASLPGVDPNDPSVKDLLASMQNQSEPQQKNEDKPPNEEEKK, encoded by the exons ATGGTGCTCGAG GCGACTATGATCTGTATTGACAATTCGGAATGGATGCGTAACGGGGATTACTCTCCTTCTCGATTTCAAGCCCAAACAGACGCCGTCAATCTTATTTGCGGTGCTAAAACCCAG TCTAATCCAGAAAATACGGTGGGAGTTCTCACGATGGCGGGGAAGGGCGTTCGTGTTTTGGTGACCCCTACCAGTGATCTGGGCAAGATCTTAGCTTGCATGCATG GACTAGAAATAGGCGGTGAGATGAATCTAGCTGCTGGCATTCAGGTTGCACAATTGGCTCTTAAGCATCGGCAGAACAAGAAGCAGCAGCAAAGGATTATTGTCTTTGCTGGAGG TCCTGTTAAGCATGAGAAGAAAATGTTGGAGATGATTGggagaaaattgaaaaagaatagTGTAGCTCTTGACATTGTCAATTTTGGTGAAGAAGATGAGGGGAAGACAGAGAAGTTGGAGGCACTCCTTTCAGCTGTTAACAATAATGATACCAGCCACATTGTTCATGTTCCATCTGGTCCAAACGCTCTTTCTGATGTACTAATAAG TACTCCTATTTTTACTGGTGATGGAGAAGGTGGAAGTGGTTTTGCAGCAGCTGCTGCTGCAGCAGCAGCAGGCGGTGTATCTGGATTTGAGTTTGGTGTTGATCCAAACTTGGACCCTGAACTGGCTCTTGCTCTAAGAGTTTCAATGGAAGAAGAGAGAGCCAGACAAGAAGCAGCTGCCAAAAAGGCATCAGAGGATGCTTCCAAACAGGAGAAAGATGGTGAGCAGCAAGCTAGCCCACAGGATACAACAATGACTGAGGGTGCCAGTGCAGCAGCTTCTGAAGCCGAGACTAAGAGAACTGATTTGACG GACGATGAGAATGCTCTTCTACAGCAGGCCCTTGCAATGTCAATGGATGATCCCACAATTAACCATGAAGTGAGAGATACAGATATGTCTGAAGCAGCTGCTGAAGATCCCGAGTTGGCTCTAG CTCTCCAATTGTCAGTAGAAGACAGCTCAAAGGACTCGGCAAGCCAGTCTGACGTGAGTAAACTGTTGGCAGATCAGTCCTTTGTATCTTCTATCCTTGCATCG CTTCCTGGGGTTGACCCAAATGACCCATCTGTCAAAGATTTGCTGGCTTCCATGCAAAATCAGTCTGAG CCACAGCAGAAGAATGAAGACAAGCCACCAAATGAAGAGgagaaaaaataa